The stretch of DNA CCTCCACAGTACcccagttgtcagtcaatataaatTGAGTACGtgggtcagtctcaagttcatttgtcactcgtccaaactaatctcccatgtgtggccttctaggcctcccatatgtggagggaaaaactccctgcacctctaccctaaggtcaaaactcattaagtgcgggatacaaacctgtttcctctcagctggctatgtgcctcacctgagtagaggaaaaaactgaagaccttccatgtggctctcggcctctcatgtatggagggaatctgaagacctcccatgtggctctcagcctctcatgtatggaggggatctgaagacctcccatgtggctctcgtacagcacccactgcgcctcggaccaattcatacaaaccatacatggctcgttgcgggagcactctcgccctcgacaacgagaacaaacctcgtgggggtccacctcaacaaaagacctgaaccccccacatttacgtccctccaAGCCcggggacacactctacgggcgactggagggcgcgggggggggggtgaaatctCAATCTCctctaattcactcattgcaaatcAATTGAATAGAGaacaaagtacttacaatcactcctgatatacagaaagagaaaacaaatactcaaagatgaagcaaacgacaagcgggcagagcgatggcgaacacgtccttcccacacacggccgaaagcaaaagtgatttgtttacctcccagtcgcgcggcgcgcgacgatcggacaagcagttaactaccgttctccccttgttcgaagcttacgaccgttccagctgccgctagctacttcctattgttaaaggaccgatggtttgtattacgtatcggaacaaacagagAATGCATAGAATAAGCAACAAACTTTTGCTAATTGATGGACATTTTAAACTTGTCACTATTCATGAAGGACACAGAACAACGATGTGAGCTTAGGTTGAATTATGTCATCGCCCTGAAGAACACTTTGGAGTTGCTTGACCCATTGAGGATGGCTTTAGAGGACGTTTCTGACCCTCTTTTGTCATCTGTGAAGGAGGTACGTATATGGTGGTACGTATATGGTGTTTGAAATCTTGAATGTTTAGATTATATGATTACTTAGAGCAAAACTTCAGTgactttataataaaaataggtGTGGTAGATCCATTCCTCTAGGAAAGGATTCAAATGTGTAATTGTTCCAAGTTATTGCAAAGTAATACTGATCTGCCGAGGTGTAgttgtcatatatttatatatgtatattgatatatatgtatattttaagcaaaattaAGTTTTACCATACCTCCTTGTGTCTTATGCACTTTTATTTCCTAGGCAGTGAACAGCCAAGCCCTAAGGGAACTTCTTGACCTGTTGCGGGAGGTTTTGCACGAAGACGCTCGTCTCGTGAAAGGTACAGCAGCCATGAGGACCCAGCGATGTTATGCTATAAAGAGTCATGTCAACGGACTTTTGGATGTGGCACGGAAGATCTACTCGGAAATCATTGATGATATCACTAGTAAGGAGTGTTTAAGGTATTTTGTTACAGATGGGGATCCTAATatactaaaattaattttaatgttctTAAAGTAACCACTTCTGTTTGTTGTTCCATCTGTTTGCCACTAGCTCAAATTCAGATTTGCATTCAAATCTGTGTTGTAGTGGAAAGGTTTTAATTTGGTTGGTTATCTTGTTGCTAAGCGATTGTTATAGTTGTTGTATagtttaatattatgtatatcgAATCCTATGTTAATATTGACTTTTGATTTCCTATACACTTCTCTATAATTGAATCCTTGTGACTGGTTGGCTACAGTACCAAGGCATTATTGTGAATTCTGGCGCATTCAgtcattttctaatatttttcttggCATCCATGTGAGTACCTCTTGAAAACTGCAGACATTTTGTAAATCCTGTTACAACATCTTCATAGATGttaaaaaatgatggtatattGAATGTGTTTTTGCAATAAGAGTGTAATTTAGCAAATTATTAATTGTATGATTATTTCAGCTTATGTGGAAGAACTTGGAAAAGAACTGAAGATGATGCTCAGTAGGGGGGTCAACAATGCCAGCCACGAGGATCCATATATCTATTTCCCACAAAAAGAAAAGTGCTCTTAATCTCCCTCATGTTTTGATTCAGGTTTGTAGTTTTTTTGTGTTGATTGAGAATTCTGTATCTGAATGAAAGacgtttatttttcttatcaataTTGTTCTTGGATATTAGTACTGGTACCATGTGAACTCTGCTATATTCTTGTTGGCCATGTTTTGTGGTTATGAAACTTattgttttaagattttttcatgTATAATCATTTACTTTAGTTTTCACACAAAGGACAGATATTGCTTTGCATAATTCTTATGACATTGTACATTAGTTCATTTACTTAAACTTCTTCCAAAGTATTGTACAGTTGttgtttcttgatttattttctaAAGCAATGAATTTCAGTTTAGTACTCAGGTTTGTGGTAATTATGCAAAAATTATGACTAAAGTTCAGGAACTTTAGTTGTTTGTAACTATAATTCATTGttaatgcatataaaatataccaTTTGTTTCATTGGTTtggtaaataaagttttaatttcctGTTCATGATGGCTGTATATTAACCTACATTTAGTTTTAGCATACGTTTTATATAGTACAGTAATCCtttgggggttagtgccatcagtgaaccTCGTGCGATGCATTTTTAGGTATActgtggtccccccatattcgcggggggatgcgaatagttagaatccgcgaattttggaacccctatgaaaatgctaaaaacagcctattttgttagttaaaactcaagaaaaatccactaaaaaatttcatacttggttttttaatagttttatcacaaaaagtgcattttatgatgaaattcatcaaaaaaaccaggaatttgtggatatttctcatagaaaaataactgcgaatgcgcaaattttccacgaataatgcagggaaacgttcccgagagaaatccgcgaatgtgtgagtccgcgaatctggagaatgcgaatacgggggtccactgtatggaCTTGAGGATCTTTGCGGCTTCCCTTCAGCACTCCTCTCATTCCTTTtgctttacctcctttcatattctctttcctccatcttactttccaacctctcctaacagttgattcgtagtgcaactgcttcaagtttttcctcctgttgcagctTTCAAAAACCttatacaagcagtccccgggttacgacggtctcggcttacgacgttccgaggttacgacgcttttcaattatattcatcagaaattatttccagggttacgacgcctagaaacgctgatctggcagatgaaatatgacaccaaaaatgcaaaataatcaatatttgaaggtttttttgatgaaaaaaaaaatgcaataagaatgcagtttacatagttttcaatgcacccaaagcattaaaagtaaggttttcttagggtttttgacgatgtttcggcttacgacgcgtctcaagaacagaacccccgtcgtaacccggggactgcctgtattgtcaATTTCATTTCAATTCAAACCGGTGAATAACTATTCCATGTTGTAGTTGTCCACTaagcttttttttctattcgGGTCCTGTTTTAACATCTCTCATAAAATCTTCTCAGGTTTCAGCGTGGAAAAGGCTGCATCACTTGCACTACTGAACAGCTTCTACCAGTTAGATCAGCGTTCAAGGGACATTGAGAGAGATCCTCGTCATGAGTAATGTGTGAGTTCATTATAAGTGCAAGTCAGATCAGTTCTCTTGCTGGGAAGTAAAGTACCGATAGAGAGCTAATTTTTAAGTAGGCTGAAAGTTCTAGTGCAGAGAGTAAGAGTTGCAAAGTTAAGTAAGAACtaagttatgaaataaagaattatataaatcTTTTATGTTTTGGTAAGTTCCAACATTCTGGTGTGGCTCCTTTTAATCTGTTAACATTCTCCTCATTCATGAAAGCCTTCAGGTTCTTAAACTTTCACTCCTCATGTAAGAACAAGatctggtatgtgtgtgtgtgtgagcctaGGAATTTTAGTTATAGGTAGTTAAAAGcttcataattataattagaataataaaaagcATTTTAACATGATATCTCACAGGATTGTTGTAGAAATGCTGGTAGAAGCCCGCGGAAGAATTGGGGCACTCCACGCCCTAGGAGAAGCAGTATCGACTCTGGATCTTGTGGTTGCACTCTCGCATGCTGCATCTGTAGGCTCGTGGGTGCGGCCAGAGTTTTCGCCAACACTGGCCATACAGGGAGGTCGACATCCAATTCTGGATGTTCTTACTTCTGTTGAGCCTGTGGCAAATAATACTGTGAGTGTTGTAATGTTTTCTTGTTGACATATTGGGGAATTTAAGGTTCAGGTACTATATATTTAGTTAAAGGATTTTTGTATTTGTGTAGCTCAGTATACTCTGTATTGTATACTAGGTATTCTGAATTAGCATAGATCACTTATAGTAATTTTAGTCGCCGTTATCGATGTCTCTTTAAGGGCTCATGCATTGTAAGTGATTTGGTATTGATGTAATTTGTGTGGGGACACCTCCCACCTTGTACCTTGTCATACCACAGGTCATAATAAAGTTCTTGCAGTACTTTCAAAGCACACAAGAGCTTTGTCTTTTTAATTTATGCCGATTCCCCTTGTTTCTCTTGAGCTGCTGTTGTTTGTTTCAATTTCATTCCAGTCAGAAAATATCCTCAGGACCAGTACAGGATAACAAGATAGTTGGTGGAGATTTAGTTTTTTAACATTTAAGTTCATATATTTCATGAAAGATTTATCTTTTATGAAGCATTGTAACTGGAGGGTTGTCTATTTAGGCaaatttctctctccctttctctaacatttcaaaaggtgtttgttttacTTGAAGTATAattattactatgtatatatacttatatatataatatatattataatatatatatataatatatatatatatatatatatatatatatatatatatatatatatatatatatatatatatatatattatattatatataatactatctatatatatatatataatatatatatatataatatatatatatatatatatatatatatattaataatatatatagtatatatatatatatatatatatatatctatatataatcatatatatatatatatatgtattatatatatatatatatatatatatatatatatatatatatgatatatattatataaattatatatatatagtaatatatcttatatatattattctatatatatatatattattatatctgattattatatattattatatatataatagattattatattatatatttatattatatttatatattataattattatattattatctatatatacatatattatatatatatatatatatatgtatatatatatatatttatatatatatatatatatatattatatgtatatataatatatatatataatatatatatatatatatatatatagataatatgtatttatgcaatgttttaattttttcagtatCTGAGCTCTGAAAGTTGTGTCATGGTACTCACTGGACCCAACATG from Macrobrachium nipponense isolate FS-2020 chromosome 48, ASM1510439v2, whole genome shotgun sequence encodes:
- the LOC135204919 gene encoding mutS protein homolog 4-like, which gives rise to MEKKGRSTHQENKALVNDVEVRVVKWMERQSVTLLSTSVSAEPLHEGKSFDGNAKASIMIPCPAAAKSRKNSKDTEQRCELRLNYVIALKNTLELLDPLRMALEDVSDPLLSSVKEAVNSQALRELLDLLREVLHEDARLVKGTAAMRTQRCYAIKSHVNGLLDVARKIYSEIIDDITTYVEELGKELKMMLSRGVNNASHEDPYIYFPQKEKCS